Below is a genomic region from Raphanus sativus cultivar WK10039 chromosome 4, ASM80110v3, whole genome shotgun sequence.
GAGGAAGTTTTTACGGATATCTTCACCTCTAAAGCTCGGAAAGACGTCGTATCGCCAATTGGGAGAAGAGGAGGATGAAAAAGATGGAGATGCCATAGGGAGAGAGTGTGCGTGTAGGAAACTCAGAGGAAGCTTAGTGTGATTTTATATTCTGAATAGAAAGATAAAAATATCAGGGGAGATAGTATCATAGCCTCACGTTCACGTTCGTCCTGGCTAGCAGTTACGTCGTTGTAGTTCTCAGGGTTTTCCACACGCTAGTTGTACTATTTGTTGACTTAGCCAACGCCATATATCACCAAGTCACTACATTACTTTTTTCAATGTTTTCACTTAATCTGTGCAGCAAAAGATGTACAGTAATCTAAATTATGAAAGAGTATTCTGTTTTTACCCGCATTCGCTTGCTGTTTCTCAGTGCCTCTACAACACTGACTACAAATTCGTCACTTTGCTCAGTCTCATGGCATACATCATTAACAACATTCTCTTCATCAGCTTCACAAACATGTGAAAGAGTATCTGGATTTCTCTCTACAGCGCTATCTCCACACTCTTGGCTGTGTTCGGTCTCATAGCCTCCCAAGTAAAACATTGTTGCTTGTGGAAGAATGTTTGGATTACAAGGTCGGTTACCCAGGGCCAGTGTTAACCGTTCTCTGGAAGCAGCATGCCGCATCCTTTTAATTGAAGCTCAGAGTGTTCCTTAACTGGATTCTCAATAGACCTGTAGATTTCACATCATATccatattttagtaaaatttaaagTTCCTCACATCATAGAATCAAAGTTTGTAACCTTCTGTGGTCGCCTGTCTACCAATAATCCCCACAAGAACATATCCCATCCTTAAAATGATGAAACCGAGTCGGATCCCTTAAAACAATCTCACGTCCCACAACTCTTGAGATAAGCTTAATCACTGCGTGACAATCTTCACAAACTCGTAGATTCTTCATCACTGTAACTGCATTTCCTTCAGCTGTATAAACTAACGCAAACGCAATAGCAAGCCTCTCACTGTGATACCACAACATCTCTTCTTTCTGTTCATCTTCAACGTCATGCAAAGCAGATCTATAGTCAGGTACATAGCCAAGATCCTTCAGCTTTTCTCTCAGAAACTCCAACATCTCATATATTCTCAAGCTCTCTGGTCGATCACCTGCGGAAAACTCGTGCTTTTTCCCTTTTAAAACAACCCAACTGCTCCCAGGTTTCTTCATTATCCCCTTCTGCTTCATCTTAATTCTCAATTTCGATACATTCGACCATCTACCAGCAGAAGCATATGTATTCGACAACAAGACATAAGCAGCGCTTGATTTTGAGTCCAGCTTAAAAAGGGCAGCAGCAGCTTTCTCGGCTCTGTCAACATCAGAATGCATCCTACAAGCACTGAGTAAAGCCAACCAAACCATCTCATTAGGTTTCACAAGCATGCCCTCGATCAGCTCCTCTGCCTCTTTCAGTTCCCCGCTTCTTCCCAAGATATCTACCATACAAGTGTAGTGTTGAATCTTTCTATCAATATGATTTGGTCCGCTTGACATGTAGTCGAAAAGCTTTCTTCCTTTTGATAGAAACCCGCAATGGCTACAGGCAGAGAGCAAGCCAGTGAAAGTAATCTCATCTGGCTCTCTGTTGAACCGAATCATTTGGCCGTATATCACAAACGCCCACTTTCCACGCCCGTGCTGTGCGCAGCCAACAATAATTGAATTCCACGAGACAATACTCTTCTTCGAGATTTCTCTGAACACTAAAACAGCATCGTTTGCATTTCCACAGTCACTGTACATGACAATGAGAGAATTACCAACAAAGGCATCAGTTACTAAACCAAGTTTCACCGCAACGCCATGCATCTCCTTACCCCAATCTAACGTTCCCAAAGCAGAGCAAGAGTTTAATCCACTGGCAAATGTTGATTGATTCGGCCATATATTGTTTCTCAACATCTCAGAGAAAACACTCAAGGCATCTTCATGCTTTCTGTTAAGACTATACCCTGACAATAAAGCAGTCCACACAGCAACTTGGTCATGAGCCTTCTCGTCAAACACTTTCCTTGAATCCTCGGTTCTTCTGCAATTTGCATAAAACGTTATAAGCGAAGCAGAAACGTATTCCTCATATAAAAACCCCAACTTGATGATAAAGCCATGAACTTGTGTACCCATATGAAACGCTGGAGCATTTGCACAAGCGGTGACTACACAAGTCAACGTTCTCGAACTCGCTTTTACACAACAACTCAACATCTTCTTGAACAGAACAAGAGCTTCCCCACTCCTCTCATTCTGGTCTAACCCACAGATCATACTCGTCCAAGATATCACATTCTTCCGAGGCATTTGCTTAAACAATTCCAAAGCATCATCCACTCTACCAAACTGTAAATACCCATGAACCATCGCGTTCCAGGCTGCAGTATCTTTCACAGGCATCTCGTAAAACAACCTCTCAGCTTCCTCAACCTTCCCAAACCTAAGAAACCCATTCAAAATCGCTGTCCAGGAAACAACGCTCCtctcaggcatttcatcgaacagcTTCACTGCAGTATCCATATCCCCACACTCCACGCAGCCACTGATCATCGAGTTCCATGAGACAACATCTCTCACAGGCATCGCGTCGAACAGTTTCAACGCATCAGCTAACCTGCTGTTCCTCGTGTACCCAGAGATCATCTTGGTGTAGAGACTCACGTGAGGAGACGGAACCTGGTTGAAAACCGCCCGAGCCTCGTCGAGTCTTCGGTTTCGCAAGTGGTTGCATATCGAAACTTCGCGATTCCGGAGCTCAGCGGAAACTGAGAAGCTTCTGTAGCAACTCCCATGAACAACGTGAGAATCAACGCAGGGTGGGAAGGAGAATAATGCTCGAAATTTAAATCTTTGAAAAATGGCGCCTCTCATCATTTTTGCGATAGTCAACATCGGCcaataacaacaaaatatagattcgttcaaaaaaaaaaagattggagTTCGGTTTACTAGTGGTTTAACCAAATGACATGGTTCAAGATCCGGTTCGGTAATTTTGAGTTATATATTCTTGACCTATGCTTCGGTACAATTTCCAGAACATGTTAGAGACGACTGTAACAGTCACAGTTTCTGTTTCGATTATATAAATGTAGATACACTGCATCTATTACAATTTACAAGACAAAGAAACTCAAAGCCATGACAGTAAGAGTCAACAAAAAGTTTGAAGTTTCGTCCAAATTCGTTAAAGGATAACTCGCTCTGTAAAATAATTTGTTGATTGTAAGAAAAGATTGTGAACTGGTGGTCATATATTGAAAAGAGAAACCCATAAAAACATTCAGTCTTAACTCTTTAATCCGCAAAAATAAGTTACGAGCAACTGAAAAATTGCCAATAATGACAAATAAAAGTAACAAGATAGGGTTTTTCACTCGTCTTCCTGGCTACGCAACCTAGCAAGCCTGTTGGTAACAACGATGTCAAGCTGGGAAGATCTCTCCACAATGGCTTTCCTCTTCTTTGTTGATACATTGTGAGCAATCTCTGCACAGTATGTCCTGAAAAGCCAAACATACACTGAGAATGCCGCTTTTACAATAACAATATATCAGAGATGTTTTCTGAGGAGAGAGTAAGTACCTGTTGTGCATCATGAGTAACTCAAGATCAGCAGAGTTGTGAACAACAAACTTCTTGAATCCGTTGGGGAGATAGTGACGTGTCTTCTTGTCAGATCCGTAACCAACATTGGGCATCAAAGTCACACCTTTGAACTTCCTTCTCACCCTGGAATCAATACCCTTTGGCCTCCTCCAGCTTTCCTGAACACAGTAACAAAACCAGACAGCGTCAGATACAAAAGAGAAACTACACAGTAAGAAAATTCAGAAAATTGTTTGAGATGCTAAAATGTAAACAGGGTTAAAGTAACAGTAAGCTTATGGAACTAAAGCAAACTGTGTCGCAAGACCTGTAAGTGATTTAGTTTATGCCCTAGAAAAACGAAGTGACCAGAAACAAATGTTTAATTCTAGCCACCAGATACCTAAGGGCATTGTATAGATGCATATGAAAAATTGAAAGTATCAAGAAAATGTAGTTCTTTAGGCTAAACTGTCAcatattaaagaaaattaacGAGCTACAGTTTAATCACTAACCACTGAAGTATCAGAAAACACTAGTCTACATGacacaaacatcatcaagattttacattttaaatgataatacCACAAGTTGGAAAGTTTAATCAAGTCAACGTGTTCGATCTGTGAAGACTAACTTCCACCATTTCCAAAGTATCTAAGCTAAAATTTTCGTAAGAACAAAGCTATAATCAATCTGACGAAAGCAACGTATAGCGATAAAGTCTCACAATCAATCACCAGCGAGAAAGTGTTAAATGAGGGAACAAAAAGTTGGTACCTTGACGGTGATTCTGCGATCACTCTGGGGTCTGATGAATTTGGCAGACCTCTTCTTCACCACCTTCTTCGTTAGCAACGGGACCGCCATTTCTGCTCCTTTCGTGAAGATCTCGAAGGCGTCGTCTCTTCACTGCGCATATAAACATTTATAGGTTGGACGGTAGGGTTTCTGATCACATGTGAATTGGGCTTAGGCCCACGTTTTGGCCCATTGTAAATTGCAAGAGACGAAAGAAAATTTGGATGTAATTGGGCTATCATCCCGAAATGTAGAGACTTTCCTCTCTCCTTTTTACTAAATTAagaataactaaattaaattaaaaattataattaatttaatggaGGTTTGAGCAGAGGTGGTGGTCACAAGGCATATCTATGTGTTTTCAAATGTTCATGTATTGCTCTGTTTTAGTCTATTCTCTGTCTTTGCAATTAGGATTATAAAAGCACAAGGTGTTTAACCAGAGTATtgtgttcagaaaaaaaagactAAGCAGAATATTGTGGTCTATATAGCAAGATCCCTATGTAATATAATGCTGCCAGAGCAGAGCAGATTCAAAacttatcaaaaaaagaaacatgaagTTGTTTGTTTGAGGAAGCTTGCGTCTACTTTGAGTTTATGGACTCTGGTTTTACATTGCTCTATATTCAAGTATTCAAGTAtgcgaggaagaagaaggaaaaaaaacttaaaggAACAATTATCATATACATGTTCTAAACTGTGATGTTCATCAAACAGATCTTAGCTGGTGATGAACACTCACCCAGGACTCTGTAAATATTAGAACGAAACTGAAACGAGTTTGGTTCTGTGGGTACAGACTCGACCCACTCTTTCTCAACCATCTGAACGTGTGAGTTCATCTTCATCACAGCTTCAAACTCAATTTTTCCCTTCAATCTCTTGAGAAACTTCAATGTGAATATCATTTCCAAGTTCTTGACTTCAGATTCTTCGGTCACCTGAACCCCAATCTCCCCTCCTTTTGCGCTCACGAATCCAATTAGCATCGGGTTGATGTAATGCTGCGGAGTTTGTGATCTTGTTTCAATGCTGTGTACCTATGAAAGATGCCAaatttgaagatgaaaatcagaGAGGGACAAGCTTTACTACATATGAGTCGGAAACAAAGAGACAAAGCAATGAGTTTTTAGTTATCTTATACCTGAAGATAATCGATTCCAAGGCTGGAAAGAGAGTCTGTGATTCCATGTGAAGCAAGGACGCTCAAGACTCCTCCAGAGCCAACAGGGGACTTGAGTATCTCCCATGGAGATTTCATCAAAATCTTGTGCTTTTTCGGTTCCTCTGGTGAGCTACAACACACTACAGGAAGTGTTTCTTCTTTGAGAAACCATACCTAGATATTAATAAGAACATGAAAACCCCTCATAGAATCTGATAACCGAAATGCAAAACTATCTTTGGAGGAATCAAAGCCTTCACCTTCTCTGATTCGAATCCAAAATAATCATTATCCTGAAATAAATTCTGCACATCTTCAATGGCATGTTCAGGAGAGATAACGACTAGTGGCACACAAGCACGTTCTTCTTCCTGCATGTAACCCCATGAGTTATCTAGTAAAAAGAATAAGTTAAAGTTCATGAAGGTATAAGCTAACCTTTAGGAACCTCTGCTCATCATCAAGTAGCGTCTGAAGGTACGAGACTGCACCATTCTCACCTTCCAGCTGTTCGGTCTCATGATCATTGAGAACCAAACAAATAGAAACTTTTCCCTCAGAGAATAGACTCTTCCCTTGCTGGAAGAAACTGAAGTTATCGCCAACTTTCTCTTTACTTGCGTCAAAACCAAGGGCTTCACGTGATACATTTAGAGTACAGACCGATTCTCTAACTCTCAGCGCATTGATTTCCTCAGTTACGTTCCATCTTAGTTTCATCAAGACCCAAAAACGAAATAATGAGAAACAAACTTCTAGCAATGGTTGTGAAATTTCTTAAAGAGTTAGTCACCTCTTCTTGGATGAGTTCTCGATACTTTGCAAAGCTCTCTGAAGCAGAGTGGAGTTTACGTCAAGGATATGATCAGCAAGCAAACTCCTCTGAGACTTTTCTCCGAACCTTAATCCATCAAACACATGCTTCTGCTCCAGTTCACATAACTTCTTTTTAGCAGCAATAAGCTTTTTCTGCTGCTTTTTTCGTTCTTTCCACTCCTGAAATCACCAGAAGGCACACTGTTTAAGAGACAAACGAAATATCTTAACTAAAAGTTCAATATGAAGATCGCAGAAGAATATGCCTCACAAGCTGACGTCTTTCTTTCTTGGATCGTTCATCTGTTCGCATGTTCACCTCGAGGAGTCCCTTGGGAGGAGTTATATACATCTCCCTTCTCTCTAAATCAACATCGGGGACAATAGCATCAACGAAAGGTATCCATACGAGCTGGTTCGTCTTGGCACTCCCGTTGCAGGCTTCCATGGATGAATCAAGCAGGACATGTAGAAGATCATTTCCTCCATTGTCGAAAACATTAGCAACAGTTCCAACAAGTTGACCAGTCTCCTGTATACCAAAAATATGACTGATTTAGACTGAAGTATTATCAACATGTAAGAGGCAAATCCAAATAACACACCTTGAGAAGAACTCTCATGCCTAGAAGATCACGACTGTAAAACTCTCCATCATCAAGCTCAGGACGATCATCTTCCTCAGCAAGAAGAGTTGCGCCTACGAGTTGTCTCACCTTAAAGCAAAACAAATCATCTCAAAAACTGTATCTTCTGAAGCTCTCATATGGTATCCACTGACACTGACCTGATCAACATCATCTAGGCCTCGAAACTTGAGAATCCAGCTCTTCTGTGCAGGGTGAGGTCTGCCTTCAACTAATTCAACCTCATGAATCTTATCTTGTCCCATCAACTGTTGTTTTAGCCATCTTCTACCAGGCTAATCATGCCAACAAATCAGGATGAAAAACTCAAAACTTTCTACATGTTTTCTCTTATGTTGTAAGCAGTGAGTAAGTGTTAACCTTAGAGAAACGCAAATCAGGAAAATCAGTGTTTGGTTTAATGCAAATCTCGCCTTGTAGGCCATGGACACCAGACAAGAACCCCACTTCAACCAAGTCCACCTTCCTGTCACTATTGGTTTCCACAGCTTCCTGAGTAGCTGAAAGGTGAAACACCACAGAGAACCAACCAATCAAATCAAGACAACAATCCATGTTGTCAAGAAgcttttttaacaaaattgcTTAGGTTTccacagagaaaaaaaaactggaaaaaATGGAATCAAGCAAAacaaatttcaaacaaaaatcagaATTATCCGATAATCTAATTTTGCTAAAGACTTGTCTTTTTACAgcaaaaacatccaaaatattgtgaaagaaaaaaaaaagaaatttaatttacCGGTGCTACGAACGGTGAAGGTACATCTTCCACGAGCCCCAACGAGGCTCAAGTAACACGGAGCACGAGACAGAGCCGAGACGGGACGAGATAGTTCGGAGGTCTGGAAATGAAGGGAAGTATTGGGGTTGAATAGTTGAACTGTTGTGAAATTGATTGGTGTCGAGGAACAGAGAAGCGCACAAGctctctccatcttctcttcttcctaataCTTTAGATGCAATGGTGTGTGTGTGGATAGATAGATAATAATATGACTtcgtgaccaaaaaaaaaaagatagataatATGACCAAATTTATCTCTGGTGAAAGACTCTAAACGAGTCCGAGTATTTCAAATTGTCGTCTCATGACTAAAccatgatttattttattttatttttgtttagttagaCAAGACCGGCGGTCCGAATGAGAATCACTCCTCTTGTGACGGTCAGATTACATCAAACCCGAGTTCTAATTTAAGCGTTGAAGTCGAGCCATACATCGCATAAAATCCGGTTCACATTAAACCACGCGAGTATAAGACTTGGAAGTATAACGTAGTTTTTGACTAGAGATTATATAAGTGTACGCTGGTTTTCACATAATGTGGACTATAGAGTGATCGATAAAAAGTGCCTCTGCAGAAATGTGAAATGTTTACTAAACGACCAGAACAAAATGTCTCTAAAGACTGATGAAATCTCTTGCCATATGTTTTATACAACAGTTGCAAAATTGGGCAAACAGAGAGCCTGGCTTTTAGCAGAGCTCCGCCCTGGGGATATTCACTCGGACGACATCAAAATATCACACACACTGATGAACTTAAAACCAATCACACAGCACACAAATGTTAACAAAAACCTAGGAGAAATTGGATAAGCAAACCCTCAGAAATTGATTAAGAACATTGCTGGAACTGAGAGATACATATCATCAATCATCTGTGAATCTGTATGTTATAAGTCTATTATCTACATGAAACAATGGCGAGAAACAGAAGACAGGAGGAACACGTTTGGATTGGGTTAACAAACTTGGAATCAGCTTTTAATATAGAGATTACATGGCTTCAGTTTAGGCAAACGAAAAGGTTAGATATAGGAAGGAAACAACAAGCCAGAAGCAAAGAAAGCTTGTTAGAGAGAAAACCAATTGACAAGTAAAAACGGATGTAACATACTTACTCAGTCATTTCCTTAAAGCGTATAATATAGTTAGGGTTCGTTACTTCGTTCGATGATAAATCTGCACATAAGGCATGCAAAATCATGAAAACTTTTACGAGGATTATAGACTATATAGTATATACCATGGAGTTGAACGGATCATCCCATTTTCTTATCTGAATTTTGCAAAGGCCAGAGGCGCAAAGTGTAATAACTTTGCTTAAAAGctttaaaataaaccatataAGCTGGATCAAGATTCAAGCTCAACTTCTGCATTACTAGCGTAGCCATTCTCTGTGTTTATATTACTGGAAAAAAGCAGCTAAAAGGTTTAACTATCAGTATAATAAGAGAAGTTTAAAGACAGAGACATGAACGCAACTGCTCTTAACTTCCAAAATGATTTCATTCAATAAGAACTCATTTATACACATCCATTATCTCAGCTTAAACCAACTGTACATTTGTAACAAACTGCAAGATCTATCTTGGCAGAGTAGAACCAGTAATAGATTAGGATGTAAGGCCACAACTAGTTCTTATATTCAGAAGGTTCCTAAAAAAAGCGAGCAAGCAAGGAACACTTACTCTCACTAGACTCAGACGAGCTTATTCTTTGGTTACCTAATTAACGACCTAAAACGAGATATGAAACTAAGAATTAAGGGCCATTTTATGACTAAAATTCCAAAGGAGAGAAATCAGAATCTGCACTCGATGTATAtagacaaaaaaagagagaaggaaGCTCTTATTCCTCGTTACCAAATCTCCTGCCAATGATAGGCCGAACATCATCAGCAACAGCCAAAGTCTCCAAGAAGGGAAGTATAGTGATCAAACCATCATCAGTTGGATCATCATACCAACTTTTGATAGGGATCCCGTTATTTATTTGCAACCTGTACACCTAAAACACATAAAAAGACAAGAGTTAGATGATCAACAGGTAAACTTTGAGTGTGATGCCATAGATATTCTTCACAGTGAAGTTGATGAATGTGTGGTTCTTAGTAAGAGTGTATAATAAGTAAAAAGAAACAATGAAAAATGTCAAGATCCATGGCAGATCTCCAGATGACATACCTGCGGACAGTTGTCAATTATAGCCACTTTCGCCAAATCAAGGCCCAGAACAGTTAAATCCTTGGTGTAAATTCCTTCCAAAAGAATGCATGAGTCTCGATAAAAACGCTGCGATATGAACTTTCCCTCTGGGTCCAATATATCTAGAAGTTGTGAAGCATAGATGCTGTGACTAGCCGTGAAGATAACGACATGGAACAGTTCGACCACCCTCTCCAAGAACTTGTACAGGTGTGGCCTTTGCTTCACATAGACCGTGTTCTCTTGCATATTGAAAAAGACTCTAAAGGAAAAATCTGCACCACTGCACGATTCCAGAGTCGAATGGACCAAAGTTTCTGCATTTGGGAAAGAAAAGATAATTGATAAGTTGGTTAGCACATCCACCTATAGTGccaagagaaacaaaaaattcaacactacataatcaaatataattatttcttcctcaataaacaaaattgtaagGGTGACACAAAGTTTAGAATTTGAATCATGCAACCAAACCAAAATGATGAAATAAGTCAAATCACATTCAGTTTCTAAACATAATTCAACATAGGACATAAAGTGCAAGGAACAGTTGTTATACACGAATGAGCTCATTTTAAGGCCTACCATGAAAGGAGAAGTCAAACTCAATCATAGTTAAATAAGAAGACATACCATCCAAATCAAGGACAAGGGTCACATCCTTTTTTCTTAGGGTATCCCTAGGCCAATAGCTGGATACAACGTCCGATAGTTCCGGCTGATTCTTTATAAATAGCTGAGGATCAAAATCTTCAGCTTGTTCAGATTCAGCAAGATCCTCCGGTTGCATATTGTGTGATCTTGTCCGGTTGAACGCCAGAAACAAATCATGGTTATCCAGAGTAATCCTGTTGTCGGCATCTGACTTGACATCATCTGTGTTGGCTGCTCCATCTTCCAAGTAAGGTAGTAACATGTACTGCTCTGGGAATATGAAATGAGGCAAGGGGCTTATCTCGGTGAACGCATCATTGTTTCCACTCTCATCAAACGGCAAGCTCGCAATTAGAACGTCAGATATAAAGAAATCAGAAACGTTGCACGTCTGGTTGTCAAAGCAAATCTTGTTGGTGCTCTCGTCGCCTCCCCACCTGGGAATTTCCCAGTGCACAGAGTTTCCTGCCGTAAAAACTAAGAGACACAAAGTTATTATGTTTCTTATATTAGAGACTTGGATCGAAACTGCACCAGTAACAGATACCTCGATCAGTTGCATCGAGTTCATCATTCAGAACAGGAGAAAATATTGTATCTGAGTTTGCTATATAGCTGCAAGCCATCTCCTGCAcaagaatttaaataaaaatgttagtCATCAAACATATGTGAAATAAAAGGATAAAATGAAAGGCAGCTGCATATATCAAACAATACCATTTTGGCGACAGATTCAGAAGCATCAAGGGAAGATGCAAACGCCTGAGACTGAGAAGTGTCTTCTTCAACAAGCATTTCAGCGGGCTCGTTAGTTTCAACATCCCGAGCAAAAGTATCCGAACCTGAAGAAACAGACACGATCATCATCAGAGAGAGGAACCCAAAGAAACAATTTATACAGAGGAAAAAAAGTTTTACCAAGTTGCTGTTTGGGCTCGTCGTGGCAAGTAAGAGtaggtgttgttgttgttgttatgcTTTCCAAGTGGCCAGAGATTTTGGAGAGAGAGGATGAAGTTCTGATAGTTGGTTTAGGTTTTTTAGAGACACCAAGAGCCTTGCTTGTTTTGGTCTTCATGTCTATATATGGCATTGGCTCTTCTGTATGTCAGAATTACAGCGACCTCGAGTTGAGCTCGTTTAGGGGCAAGAAGGCCTTTACTGAAAGGATGAAGCCAACAACATAtgctgcaacaaaaaaaaacatcttaatCAATCATTTGAATAGTCAAAACCCaaaatcccaaaaaaaaaagaatctataCAGCATTAAAATGGAATCTAGACAAAACCGAACAAAAAGTCAACCAATCAGAAACAGCAAACCCAGAATCTTACATAGGAAAAACCCTAATTAATGGTCACAAATAGGGTCTTAAAAGCAAATCAATCAGAGAAATAAAACTCAAACTTGACAAAGCTATCAGCTAAAACTACAATTCCATCTCTGAAATCAGAGAGATACACTTACATCGAATCAAGTAATCGTTACGCGCTAAACTCGAATACCCGATatgtaacagaaaaaaaaagtttacaaaataaaaaaaaaaaaaaaaactatttcggCACAACCAAAATTTGAAACTAAAGCTTACCAAATTTAAAAAGTTCACAAATTTTGAAACTCTTTTCTGCAACACAATTAAGGAATAATCTTCCAGAAAACCAGGGTGAAAATGGCGGATttgtctttaaaaaaaaaggtccAACAATTCACGTCGGGAATAAGCAAAAAACAACCACTTAACTAAGAAATCGAAAGTCAaacaacaccaaaaaaaaacaaatttaaagctgaaaaaaaaaatcaaacggAAATAAACAGAGGAAGGAAGCGATCGAAACTTAA
It encodes:
- the LOC108849308 gene encoding 60S ribosomal protein L32-1; the encoded protein is MAVPLLTKKVVKKRSAKFIRPQSDRRITVKESWRRPKGIDSRVRRKFKGVTLMPNVGYGSDKKTRHYLPNGFKKFVVHNSADLELLMMHNRTYCAEIAHNVSTKKRKAIVERSSQLDIVVTNRLARLRSQEDE
- the LOC108854420 gene encoding uncharacterized protein LOC108854420, which codes for MERACALLCSSTPINFTTVQLFNPNTSLHFQTSELSRPVSALSRAPCYLSLVGARGRCTFTVRSTATQEAVETNSDRKVDLVEVGFLSGVHGLQGEICIKPNTDFPDLRFSKPGRRWLKQQLMGQDKIHEVELVEGRPHPAQKSWILKFRGLDDVDQVRQLVGATLLAEEDDRPELDDGEFYSRDLLGMRVLLKETGQLVGTVANVFDNGGNDLLHVLLDSSMEACNGSAKTNQLVWIPFVDAIVPDVDLERREMYITPPKGLLEVNMRTDERSKKERRQLEWKERKKQQKKLIAAKKKLCELEQKHVFDGLRFGEKSQRSLLADHILDVNSTLLQRALQSIENSSKKRWNVTEEINALRVRESVCTLNVSREALGFDASKEKVGDNFSFFQQGKSLFSEGKVSICLVLNDHETEQLEGENGAVSYLQTLLDDEQRFLKEEERACVPLVVISPEHAIEDVQNLFQDNDYFGFESEKVWFLKEETLPVVCCSSPEEPKKHKILMKSPWEILKSPVGSGGVLSVLASHGITDSLSSLGIDYLQVHSIETRSQTPQHYINPMLIGFVSAKGGEIGVQVTEESEVKNLEMIFTLKFLKRLKGKIEFEAVMKMNSHVQMVEKEWVESVPTEPNSFQFRSNIYRVLGECSSPAKICLMNITV
- the LOC108855001 gene encoding pentatricopeptide repeat-containing protein At5g46460, mitochondrial; the protein is MLTIAKMMRGAIFQRFKFRALFSFPPCVDSHVVHGSCYRSFSVSAELRNREVSICNHLRNRRLDEARAVFNQVPSPHVSLYTKMISGYTRNSRLADALKLFDAMPVRDVVSWNSMISGCVECGDMDTAVKLFDEMPERSVVSWTAILNGFLRFGKVEEAERLFYEMPVKDTAAWNAMVHGYLQFGRVDDALELFKQMPRKNVISWTSMICGLDQNERSGEALVLFKKMLSCCVKASSRTLTCVVTACANAPAFHMGTQVHGFIIKLGFLYEEYVSASLITFYANCRRTEDSRKVFDEKAHDQVAVWTALLSGYSLNRKHEDALSVFSEMLRNNIWPNQSTFASGLNSCSALGTLDWGKEMHGVAVKLGLVTDAFVGNSLIVMYSDCGNANDAVLVFREISKKSIVSWNSIIVGCAQHGRGKWAFVIYGQMIRFNREPDEITFTGLLSACSHCGFLSKGRKLFDYMSSGPNHIDRKIQHYTCMVDILGRSGELKEAEELIEGMLVKPNEMVWLALLSACRMHSDVDRAEKAAAALFKLDSKSSAAYVLLSNTYASAGRWSNVSKLRIKMKQKGIMKKPGSSWVVLKGKKHEFSAGDRPESLRIYEMLEFLREKLKDLGYVPDYRSALHDVEDEQKEEMLWYHSERLAIAFALVYTAEGNAVTVMKNLRVCEDCHAVIKLISRVVGREIVLRDPTRFHHFKDGICSCGDYW